The window TATGAAGGGGTTCTTGGAAAGACTCCCCCTCCCCCATCAGGAACTGATATGCCAGGCACCGTCGTAACCAAATCGGTTCTTGGTTCAAGTATTGGTTTTCTTGCTGGAATAATCGGTTTGGGCGGCGGCTACGCTCTTGTCCCGTCATTCCTGTATTTTTTCAGGGCACCGATGAAGCTTGCCATTGGAACATCCATGGCAGCATTTGTCTGGATGGCGCTGGTTGGGGCTATCTTCAAGATTTATCAGGGAGTCGTCAATATTCCGGTTGCCGCTAAATACGGAATTTAGTGTAATCTTGAAGCATCCGAGGACAACTGTAAAAACCATTGCTGTTGAAATTATCCACGCTGCTATTTAAATAAGCAGGAATAGTATTTCAGATAAGTTGTTCAGATTATATATATTGACTACCAATATAATGACTCCTATATGTAACATATAAAATAAATCAAAAGGATGCAGTCCAATGGACCTTAATAACGTAAACTATTGGAAATCATTGATAAACAACGGACTTTCCAGGATGCTGATCTTGAAGGTGTTATCAAAGGGACCTAACCATGGCTATGGGATATTGAAGGAACTTGAATCCCTTACCTGCGGCTGCTGTATCCCCACGTATGGGACTATATATCCAATCCTCAAGGAATTAAATCAGCATGGATACACGGAAGTCAGGGAAGACAAACAGCTCAAGGGTGCCCAGAAAAGACGGGTCTATACTCTGACTTCTCAAGGCTTTGAGGCTTACAAGGTGGCTGTTGAGGCCTGGAAAACCACGATTCCCTATATTTACAAGGCAATTGAATACCAAGAGACTGTTTGTATCAAAGAACAAAAGCAAGCCTGATACAAGGTCCTGACAAATGCACAGGAGGTATGGATGTTCGGATTGAATAATTTCATCACAGCAGGAAAATTCTTTCTCATCATAACAGGTGAGCTGATACTCATCTTTATAGCTGTATCATTTATCATTGGCGTGCTTATGGAATATTTGCCTCCTTCCCGAATAAGGGATTATCTGTCAAACAAGTTTACATGGGTGCAGTATATTATCGGCGCCGGCATGGGTGCTGTCACCCCTTTTTGTTCCTGCTCAACCGTTCCAATCACAGCCGGGTTGCTTAAGGGAGGTGTTCCTTTCGGGCCGGTTATGGCGTTTCTGTTTTCTTCGCCTGTACTAAACCCGATAATCATTGCACTTATACTTTCACTTCTTGGAATCAAAGTAACCGCTGTTTATGTAATTGTTACTTTTTTGGGTTCCATCATTGCGGCAGCCATGTTGTCAAGGTTTGGCATGGAGAACCAGGTGAAACCTCTTCTGAAAATCCAGGAAGATTGCTGCGCAGGAGCGTCAAATCAAGACTATGACCCTTTGATGTACAAGAATGATTCAACTGAATGTTGTTGTTCTTCCGGGAAAGCCCAACCTTCTCCGATTATCAGCATTAAAAACAATCAGAATTCTTGCTGCTGTGCACCAGAGTCTGCACAAACTGAATCAAACCCAGACGAATCATCATGCTGTTCTGTCAGTTTTGAAAATGAAACACCAGCGGAAGATTCATTTAAGGAAAAGATGAAACGGGCTTCTTTGTCGGCTTTTGATACTTTTAAGGAAGTCTTCTGGTATCTGCTCCTTGGGGCTGGCATTGGAGCATTTATTTATGGCTTCTTTCCACAGGCCCTTGTTGTTAGACTGGCAGGTCCGGGTAATCCGTTTTCTATTCCTGTTGCTGTATTCATTGGCATTCCCATGTACATCAGGGCCGAAACCGTTATTCCTATAGGAGCGGCTCTTGTTGGAAAAGGCATGGGTGTCGGCACTGTATTGGCTCTTATAATCGGCGGTGCTGGGGCCAGCATACCTGAAATGATAATTCTCAGCTCCATGTTCAGGAAAAAGCTGATTTTCGCCTTTGTATTGAATGTTTTTATAGTTGCTATTGCAGCTGGGTACCTTGTCGATCTTCTGGTTTATTGAAAACAAAGAATAATAATTCTGTTTGATTATTGTTAGCCTATTGGCTAAATATAAATCTTAATGCAGATGAAAAAAACTTTAGAAATCACCAAGGCACTCGCTGACAGAAACCGGCTCAGAATCATTTTAATGCTTTCATGTAATGAGGAGCTCTGCGTATGCCAGATAGCGGACGTCCTGAATATTACCATGCCGTCTGTTTCGAGACATATGTCAAAACTTTCTGTGGCACGGCTTATTGAAAGTCGAAAAGAAGGCAGGTGGATTTATTACAGGCTTTCTGAAGAATTTCCTTATGACCTTCTGGACTGGCTTGAGGAAAACCTTTCTGACTCAAATGAGATACAAAACGACCGTCGTGTTCTTGAAAAGGTCCTTTCTAAAAAGTCCATGGATTTCTGCAAAAACAATTCAAATATCAGGAGAAAATGTAATGAGTGAACATATTTCAAAGCGGCTTTCGTTTCTGGACCGATACCTGACAGTCTGGATATTTGCCGCAATGGCGCTTGGTGTTGGTATTGGTTATGTCAATCCGGGAGTTTCCGATTTCTGGAACAGGTTCAATATGGGAACAACCAATCTGCCGCTTGCCGCTGGGCTTATCCTGATGATGTATCCGCCTCTTGCAAAGGTGCGATATGAGGAGATGGGGCCTGTATTCAAAAACTTCAAGGTGCTGGGACTGTCGCTTATTCAGAACTGGATAGTAGGGCCTGTATTGATGTTTGCCCTTGCAGTTATATTCCTTCATGACAAACCTGAGTACATGGTGGGTCTTATAATGATTGGCCTTGCGCGCTGCATTGCCATGGTCATAGTCTGGAACGACCTTGCCAAAGGAGACTGCGAATATTGCGCAGGACTTGTGGCATTCAATTCAATCTTTCAAGTGCTGTTCTTCTCGGTCTATGCATATGTCTTCATTACTGTGCTGCCGACATGGTTCGGGCTTAAAGGCATTACTGTAAGCATTACGATTGCCCAGATAGCCAAAAGCGTTTTCATTTACTTGGGCATACCCTTTATAGCCGGAGTCATTACGAGATTCATGTTGATAAATATAAAAGATAAAAAATGGTACCATGAAAAATTCATCTCGAAGATCAGTCCGATAACGTTGATTGCACTGCTGTTTACAATAGTCGTGATGTTTTCATACAAAGGCCAGTACATAATCAGCCTTCCGCTTGACGTCGTGCGCATTGCCATTCCGCTGCTGATATATTTCATTTTGATGTTCTTCATCTCATTTTTCATGAGCAAGAAAGTTCATGCAACCTATGGACAGGCGACAACGCTCAGCTTCACGGCAGCATCGAACAATTTCGAACTGGCGATCGCGGTAGCAATAGCCACATTCGGTATCAGCCACGGTGCCGCTTTTGCCGCTGTTATAGGGCCGCTTGTAGAGGTGCCTGTCATGATAAGCCTTGTGGTTGTGGCATTGAGGCTTGGCAAAAAATATTTTCCAGGGGCAACAGACAGCTGTTCAGGCTGAGTCCCGGAAGCCCGTGCTTATCGCTGTTTCCAAAGGGTAGTTTCCTCAGGGTTTTTCACTGCGGGTTTTATTCCCAACATGATTTTCTCAATAATATATTATTTTATTAGTATGCCATCTTTTCTTTGACTTCTGCCGCTGAATTATGCTAGCCAACCCGCATTATGGATAACGACGACAGTAACGGCGATAGATGCATGTGAACCATACCCCAGGCGTGGAAAATCCTTGACCCGGGGTGGAAGAGGATGACCGTGCCGGCCTGAAAGAAAGCCTGGTAAAGAGTCAATCCCAAAAAATTTAAAACGCACGGGTGACTTGCCATGATGAAAGGATACCAGCTCTGCGAATGTAAAATTACGAACGGTGAAACATCAAGAGACTGCCAGATTCAGGTATTTATCAATCCGGATCCCGAAGAAAAACGTTATCTTATTGAAGATCTCAAGGTTGACGAGCATACGCTGAATTCTGCACTTGACCCTGACGAGATCTCCCGTCTCGAGTTCGAGCCGAACCACCTGGCGGTCATTTTCAAAATGCCAAAGAGCTATTCCGGAAATGACCAGCTCCTTTTCAGGGTTGCCTCGACCGGTGCATTCCTGTTCGAAGACAGGCTCGTAATAGTAATTTCTGAAGACGTGCCTCTTTTTGAAGGCAAGCAGTTCATGAGGGTCACATCACTGAGAAGCCTTTTTTTAAGAATTCTGAACAGAAGCGCCTATCACTTCATGGAACACCTCAAAATCATCAATATGCTTACAGACGAGATAGAAGACAAAATTAACGAATCGATGGAGAATAAGTATCTCATCAATCTGTTCACTCTTGAAAAGAGCCTTGTATACTATCTTAACGCCATACACTCAAACACCGTTGTTATTGAAAAAATCAAGAACGCCTCTGCAAAGATCGGTTTCTTGACAGAAGAAGCGGAATTTCTGGACGACATCCTGGTTGAAAACAACCAGTGTTTCAGACAGGCGGAGATATACTCGAACATTCTCGCAGGCCTCATGGATGCAAGGGTTTCAATAGTCAGCAATAATCTCAATATCCTTATGAAAACACTAACCCTTATTACTATCGCTATAATGATTCCAACACTTGTTGTAAGTATATTCTCAATGAATGTTACAATGCCTATTCCGCATGACCATCCTTTGGCCTTCTGGTTTATCATGGCAACGGCGCTTGTCTCTGTTGCTGCAGTGATATCATTCTTCAAATTCAAAAGGCTGTGATAAATCAATTTTCTGGAATTTTCATGCTTTTTATTGGGAAATAGTTTTTCCTATCAGGGGCAACAGGTACGCCCCTTAAAGATAATTATTATAATATATCAATATGTTATCTAATAGACTTTACTGGCATATGTATTGCTTCAATATCTATTAAAATCCCATCCGTAACGGAGAACGATATGAAAAGGTTTTCAATACTATTTTTCCTGGCCGTCTTTTCAATATTTACAGGATGCAGTTCAACGGAAACCAGCACTGTCGTTAATGACCCGATAATCTATGCGGAAGGCTCAGCGGCTGCTGATGCTTCAACCCAGAAGGTTTATGATGGAGAATCTGTTGTTTTACCTGACGAAGATGGAATCGACGTTAGATATAATGAAGTAAGGCAGAAGGCGTCCCATAACGCATACCAGCGGGATGAAAGCATAATCGATCAGCTCATTTATCACAGGGTTCGCGCCATTGAATACGATCTTCACACAAATTACGGAGAGCCCGTATTGAAACTTCAGGCAGCCCCGGACGGCGACTGGCTCGTTTATCATCATATTGCCGATATGGAAACCAATTTCAAACTCTTTTCCCAGGCTCTTTCTCAGCTTAAAGGCTTTCACGAGATAATGCCAGAGCATGAGGTCATAACCGTTTTCTTTGATATCGGCTTTGACGCAAAGCATACGCCTCAGGATTTTGACGACCTCATCAGTTCTTATATATCGAGGGAGTGGATATTTACGCCTGCCGACCTCTTGAACAGGTGTACCGGGGCATCAACCTTGAAAGGTTCAGTCAATGCATGCGGATGGCCATACCTCGACGAACTTCGCGGCAAATTCATTTTCGTTCCAACATCAGGTTCATATGCAGGCGAAAACAGGAAAGATGCTCTCGAAAGGCTGTGTTTCGTAACCGGCGGGTTCGGTGATGTGAATTCAGTTTTTTTCAACATGGAGTATGAGGAGAATGATACCGATCCCGCAGAGGTTTACAATGCCGGTTATGTAAGCCGCGTGTATTATGCCGACAGCGCAGAAAAGTTCGCAGATGCAAAAGACCAGAAGGCTAATCTCATCGCCATCAACGAAATAAACAGCATAGAGTATCCATGGAGCAATACATTCAATTCATCCGGTTATCCGTTTGAGTGTATTGACGACCCTGACAGAATACCCGGGGATTATAAAGAAAAGGCTGACATTATCGGCATCGTATCTGATTCCGGGGGCCTGGGAATCGCTTTTAAGGACTCTTTCACATTCTTGTATGAAAATGCCGCAAACGAGGATTCAACATGGTCGGGGATCATATCGGTTCCTGACAGCTTCTCGCATTCCGGCGCTAATGCCTTTATCATGGCAAGAGAAAGTCTATCACCGGGTTCCCCATACTTTGCAGTTGTCAGACCTTCATCTGTGCTCCCCCTGTCTGTCCTTATCCGTACCAGGGAAAACTGTTTGCCGAAACTTATTCCGGGATTGAAAGTGACTCCATCAGGCATTCCCTGGCATGATGCCCCGTTTGTACGCCTCAATATATCAAACGGATGCAAAACCATTTCCGCATCAGGTTCTTTTGACGGCAGGACATGGGTTGAGATCGCATCATATACATTCAGCATGCCTTTAAACATGCACGGCATAGGCACATCATCGGATTTGCCGGGCGGGTTCAAGTCGCTTTTTGCCGGTATTACAAAGGCCACATCATCGGATGTTAAAAAATACACCTCATCGGATCTCATTACTGGTGAAATCGGAAAAGTGAATAATTCGGCAGTATTTGATGGCGTTTTCCCTGAATAGTTTAAGGTTTCAAAGCGAGTTTACCTTATGGTCCTCGCCCAGTGCTTCAATTATTTTTTTACATAAATGACCCATCTCAAAGGGTTTCATAACAACCTGCTGGATATCCTTGAACTCGATCTTTTTCTTGATAATGTCTTCTGGATAGCCGCTGATGACAACTACCGGAATATCAGGATCAATCTGCCTGAATTTTACAAGAGCCTCTTCACCATTCATAACAGGCATTACAAGATCAAGTACTATACAGGTTATCCGCTCCGGAAGTTTATTTGACTGCTCCCTGTTTTTCCTGAATATTTCAACAGCATCCGCACCGTTAACGGCTGTAATGACATTAAAACCGAGAACTTCAAGCATCTTCTTTCCTACATTAAGGACGATCTGCTCGTCATCAACAAGGAGTATTGTCTTTTTCTGACGATTGCCGGTTTCAGCCTGTGACGCCAGAGAGATTTCAGCCGGTTGCGATTGAGCAGGCAGCAGTACGCAAAAAGACGAGCCTTTTCCAGGCTCGCTTTCAATCCGGATAGTACCTCTCATTTTTTTTACAATACCCTGAACGGCTGCCATTCCAAGTCCGCGGCCAAAGAATTTAGTTGTAAAGAAGGGGTCGAAAATCCTCTGTTTTGTATGTCTGTCCATACCGCATCCGGTATCAGACACCTTGAGAAATACATACCTCCCTTCAGCCAGGGCATCATCAGGCCATGGTGTTTCAAGGTCCTTTTTTTTGCAGCTGACCGTTCCGGTTGAAATGGTTATCACTCCGGGGTTGTCCCCTATCGCTTCGGATGCATTTATTACAAGGTTGATTATAATCAGTCTCATCTGGTCAACATCAACAGATATCATCGGCAATGCCGGATCGAGATCGCTTACAATTGTAATCCTGTTGGACACATTTTGATCAAATACCGGCATGACATTTTTAATGATTCTGTTTAGGCATGTATCCTCAATTATGTTTCTTCCCTTCCCCGCATATGCAAGCATGTGAGATGTAAGTTCGGAAGCCTTGTGTACTGCCTTAGCGGCTGAATTGAGATATTTTCTGGATACATCTGAAGTGTTCTCGTCAAAGAGAGCCAGTTCGATATTGCCAAGTATCGCCATCAGGAGATTGTTGAAATCATGTGCAATGCCGCCCGCAAGCATCTCAATGCTGTCTATCCTTTGAGCCTGCTGGTGTTGCTGAACGATTGCTATCCTGTCGGCTTCAGCTTTCTTTCTGTCTGTAATATCGCTGATGATATGAACGGCGCTTGTTATATTGTTGTTTCTGTCAAGAACAGGATCTACGGTTATCAGCTTCCACCTGCCGTTCAACTCAAGCTCGACCGATTCCCTCTTCTTTGATTTCTTCATTTTTAAAACAGGGCATTCAGGCAACGGCTCTTCTGTCCCGTGTACGACTTCACAGCAGTGTTTGCCTTCAATATCGCTGCCATATCTTTCCCTGCTTGCCTGATTGAATCTTAGAATCCTCATATCATCATTGATCAGCCATATCATATCCTGAACGGAATCGAATGTTTTCTGCCACTCGTCAGATGCCTTATTGATGCTCAGGCTGGTTTTCTTCAATTGCCTGGCATGTCCTGTGACCTTTTTCTCAGGGTTGTCTCTGCATATCTGCTGTTCAAAAAATTTCTTTTCCGTTATGTCGTGGACAACAGAAAAAAGAAAAGATTTATGCCCTATCATTACGGGATTTGTAAAAACCTCAACCTTTCTGACTTCTCCGTCGGCAAGCCTGTGCGGGACAATAATTGTATTCGTCTTGCCGTTGACTGAATTTATTGCATTAACAGCGAAGATTTCAGGAGAGGTTTGATTGATGTCGGTAATTTTAAGCGAAGTGATTTCTTCGTGCGAATATCCATAGAACTTTACGGCCGCTCTGTTAGCATCAACGATATTCATGGTCAACGGATCAATAAGCAGCATAACAGTATGTGAATTATCGAAAAGACTGCGGTACCGCTCTTCGCTTTGTACAAACTTTTCCATAACTGTTATTTTATCTGTTATGTCGGCGGCAATGACCGAAATCTGAGCCAGGGAGCCGGATACGTCTAAAATTGGATCCACATGTATATCATACCACCTGCCTTCATGTTTACATCTGCCATGATATGGTTCAGGATTCTCGGTAAATTTATGATATTCCTTTTTCTTGGAATCTCTTATTTGTTCGGGAAAAAAATCAAATATTTCACGTCCAGGTATTTCTTCTATGCCAAGGCCCAGCTTCCGGGCCCCTTCTTCATTGGACTTGATGATTCTTCCATTTATATCGAGAATGAGCCTTATTCCGGGAGTGCTTTCAAATAGCACGTTTAGAAGCATGTCCTGGTAGTTCAGCCTTGCTTCCTTTTCTTTTTTCTCGGTTATGTCCCTTAATATGGCAACAGTTCCAATAGGATTTCCATCTTTATCGTTCAGTCTTGCGTTATGAACTTCAATTGGGAAAGTGCTGCCGTCTTTTCTGATCGCCGTGTATATCGAATTCTTTGGGGATACCCCATTTATGATTTCACGCCTGCTTTTAGAGAGCCTCTCGTGTTCATCGGGTGAAATCCAATCAAAGACAGATGTTCCAATCGCCTCTTCAATGTTTTTGATACCGAACATACTGATCGCTACATCCGATGCATATATCAAGTTCCCCTCAATATCGGACATGATAATCAGGTCAGGCAATGCCCTTATTATTCCATGATATAAAATGCCGGATTTGCCGCGCATCAACTTAAAGGATTTTTTTGGATGTGCTGATCTGTGATAGACATCCTTTTGAGGATTAAACTTCAAACTTTCAGTTTTTTCCCTGGAGATCATTGATTCCTCCTTTTTCCTTATCCCCAGTCGAACCTAATACATAAAAGGCAAATAAATAATGGTAAAATAATAACCCTTACGTATTATAAAGCAAGCATATTTAAATTATTTTATGAGAAATATTTTACAGTGCCGAAGGTTATGAAGATCAAGCCATCTGACTATATTGTTTCAATTCCGAGGCTGGTAAATATTTCATGGTATGATTGTATATTTTCGGGTTTAATGAATTTTTTCATTTCTTCCGGAACATGTCTGTTCTGTCCTGAAAACTTGGCAAGTTTTTCAGGCCATAACGGATTATATGCAAGCAGCCTTACTTTACGGACTTTGCATGAGACGAGGAATCTGGCAATTGCATTGAGGTTTGAATACGTATCTGTAATACCTGGGACCAGAGGCACCCTAGGAAGAATCTGTACCTGATTCATGAAACAAAGGGTTCTGAAGTTCTCGATTATTTTCTCATTTGCTGTGCCGCAGTATTTTCTGTGTTCGGTGCTATCGATTAGTTTTATATCAAAATATATCATATCCAGCCAGGGAATCATTTTTTCAAGAAACCGGTCAATTTCGAACAGACCGCAGGTTTCAAGCAATGTATCTATTCCAAGTCTTTTACATTCCTTGAGGAGCTCTGAACTGAAATCCATAAACATGGTCGGTTCGCCGCCAGATAAAGTCACGCCTCCGCCGGAGGTTTCAAAGAATGGCTTGTCCTTCATGACTTCGGATAAGACCCTCTCAATGCTCATCTCCCTGCCCACTATATCTAACGCCCCTGTCGGGCATACGCTGATGCATGTATGACATTCGGAACACCTGGACCGGTCAATTCTCAGATTGCCGCAATCTCCGTTTATTGCATGGTTGCTGCATGTGTTTACACATGTCAGGCAGCCTATGCATTCTTTTGAGTCATATGAATGTTCTGGTCCGGGTCTCATCCCCTCAGGGTTGTGGCACCATACGCATGACAGGGGACAGCCTTTCATGAAAATGACGGTCCTTATACCCGGACCGTCATCAAGGGAATTCCCCTTCATCTCGAATATAAGCGGTTTTTTCATATTCCGTATTCTGCCCTCTCGATGAGTTCGATTTGCATGTCGCGGTTTAGTGTCGTGAAATATGCATTGTATCCTGAAATCCTTACAAGCAGGTGCTGATAGTTTTCAGGATTGAGCATGGCGTCTCTCAATGTATCGGTTGAAACCACATTAAACTGCATCTGCATGCCACCGAGGTTGCTGTATGTTTTCACATAGGAATAGATGTGTTCGACCGAGTCTTCGTGAGAATCGGCTGCCGACGGTACGACTTTGACATTAAATGCGATATTGTTGTTCATATTAAGAGGATCGAGCCCGGATACATCGCGTATATTGTCAAGCAGATTCCTGGATGCGTGCGCTTCGGGTGTGAGACCGGGCGTGAAGGCTTTGCCGGCAAGCCTTCCCGAAGGGAGCGCTCCGGTAAGGCTTCCGAAGGCAACATGATTGGACATCGACCAGAACCCAGCCGTATACGGTCCGCCCCTGAAATTTCTGTATGCACCATAGCAGTCATGGGCGAATCTGGTTATCCTGTTTGCTATTTGAAGGGCCTCTTCCGAACCGGAACCAAAGAGCGGCACCTTTTTCCTGACCATTGCATGTAAAGCTGGATCTGCTTCAAAATTGGTCCTGATTGTATCCTTTATTTTTGCAAAGCTTACCTTCTTTTCGTCGAACACGAGCTTTTTTATGGCCATCATCGAGTCCGTAATATCAGCAAGGCCTATGCAAGCTGCACCTGAAGAGTTGTGCCTGGCTCCTCCCTTTGTGACATCAACCCCTGTCTTGATACCGTCACTGATAAGAGCTGATATGAATGGCGTGGGTCTTATTACGCTGTGAGCCTGTCCCAGCATGTTGTTATATTTAACTGAGTTGTCTATAAGGAATCTGAATTGTTCGGTGAAGGCATTGAAGAATGCCTCGAATGAATCGAAATCATCACCTGTCTTGGGCCCCACTGAAAGTTTCATGAGTGGATGCAGGCCGTTGTTCAGCGCCATTTCAAGGGCAGCGACCATATTCATCATCATGCAGTTTGTGTGTCCAATATGTTTTCCCGAAAGCGTAGGTTCAACACAGCCTGTTGCTGACCAGTCCCTCAGGTCTTCAATCGGATAGGAAAATTCCTCAAGCGATTTCATCACGGCGGTATCGTTATGAATTGAAGGAGTGGCTGTTGTTATAAGATTAACCTCGGATAAACGCTTCAGATATGTATCGCTGTTCTTATCCCTGTTATAGCGGGCATTGACGTTCGGGTCCCTTATGCCGAGGATTTCGGTAACTTTAAGGAATATATACGTCATGTCGTTAACGGCATCTTCGCCTTCAGGGGTTATACCGCCCAGGGTGATGGCCTGATCCGACGAACTTCCTCCGAAGAGGTAGTTTCCTATATCGGGAATGAGAGGCAGGTGATCGGTGCACCGCATATAAAAACAAGATACAAGCTCGATGGCCTTTTTTATGTATGCGTCTTTGTCGGCCCTGGTCTCAAGCTTGGTGATATCGGCGGCAAAGTAAGGTTGCAGCCACTGATCGAGTCTACCGAGCGAAAATCCTGCATTCGTGTTTTCCATATGGACGCCTATCCAACCGATCCACAGGCAGCTTATGGCCTCATAAAGAGTTTCACAGGGGTTTTCCGGCACTTTTGCGCAAATTTCGGATATCTTTAAGAGTTCTTTCTTTCTTTCAGGGTCTCCGGTTTTACCGGCCTCGATCATGGCCTGCCGCGACAGGTTCTTGGAATATGATGCAAGTCCTTCAAGACACAATATCATACCGTTCAATGTTGCAATCCTGCCCGTTTCAGACGGATCGACCTTCAATAGTTCTTCTTCAATCTCCTTGATGATCCCTTTGGTCCCCAGCCTGAAAAGCTTGGGAAAGTCGCATATCGTGTGTGAGAGCGCCACAGTCTTCCACAGGAAATAGACTGCGAAACGTTCATCCAGTTTCTGGCAAAGGGGATTA is drawn from Desulfomonilia bacterium and contains these coding sequences:
- a CDS encoding glycyl-radical enzyme activating protein — encoded protein: MKKPLIFEMKGNSLDDGPGIRTVIFMKGCPLSCVWCHNPEGMRPGPEHSYDSKECIGCLTCVNTCSNHAINGDCGNLRIDRSRCSECHTCISVCPTGALDIVGREMSIERVLSEVMKDKPFFETSGGGVTLSGGEPTMFMDFSSELLKECKRLGIDTLLETCGLFEIDRFLEKMIPWLDMIYFDIKLIDSTEHRKYCGTANEKIIENFRTLCFMNQVQILPRVPLVPGITDTYSNLNAIARFLVSCKVRKVRLLAYNPLWPEKLAKFSGQNRHVPEEMKKFIKPENIQSYHEIFTSLGIETI
- a CDS encoding pyruvate formate lyase family protein, translating into MIKDILNSPTNVLAGILLRLMAACVNLRPGIKKYLRSTDGWIDFTLGIKTVNNSVNRAISFKNGKATVLDHIPQNSDCRLVFTDEATLREMISLPPNEVMNLLLKNRLITEGNMSYLGVFNFLLSVLLKDKQISTMLKQQEEEKAKNESTKVKACKNAPDQKAKVQRMKAPSIDPGVKFLDDPYLPEYSLDDFPRIKKFHRNHFSIKPEICAERPAILTEWFRKNGFEFRKDGSAWEPELRQGYAFKYLMEKKLPIIAEDDLIAGTTTTKPIGVVIYPDTSGTLIWGELLTTPYRSLNRYDISEETVRVLHHEVFPYWAKRNVREWVRMKYDNPLCQKLDERFAVYFLWKTVALSHTICDFPKLFRLGTKGIIKEIEEELLKVDPSETGRIATLNGMILCLEGLASYSKNLSRQAMIEAGKTGDPERKKELLKISEICAKVPENPCETLYEAISCLWIGWIGVHMENTNAGFSLGRLDQWLQPYFAADITKLETRADKDAYIKKAIELVSCFYMRCTDHLPLIPDIGNYLFGGSSSDQAITLGGITPEGEDAVNDMTYIFLKVTEILGIRDPNVNARYNRDKNSDTYLKRLSEVNLITTATPSIHNDTAVMKSLEEFSYPIEDLRDWSATGCVEPTLSGKHIGHTNCMMMNMVAALEMALNNGLHPLMKLSVGPKTGDDFDSFEAFFNAFTEQFRFLIDNSVKYNNMLGQAHSVIRPTPFISALISDGIKTGVDVTKGGARHNSSGAACIGLADITDSMMAIKKLVFDEKKVSFAKIKDTIRTNFEADPALHAMVRKKVPLFGSGSEEALQIANRITRFAHDCYGAYRNFRGGPYTAGFWSMSNHVAFGSLTGALPSGRLAGKAFTPGLTPEAHASRNLLDNIRDVSGLDPLNMNNNIAFNVKVVPSAADSHEDSVEHIYSYVKTYSNLGGMQMQFNVVSTDTLRDAMLNPENYQHLLVRISGYNAYFTTLNRDMQIELIERAEYGI